Part of the Spea bombifrons isolate aSpeBom1 chromosome 3, aSpeBom1.2.pri, whole genome shotgun sequence genome, AGtgcctgctttaacccctttaatggcAATTGACGGCCCAAATATGTCATGCGCTAACATCCAGTTAGTGACAACTGACGTGCCAGGACGGTCTTGGCTTAAAACGGGTGCAGAAATCGATCTacttgctttctgcacccaaacggtgtagaggcattcagcaacactgagatcggcatcaggggccatgccTGGCCTCTCCCGGGGCGTCAACGTACGCCATAAAGTGTATGATGGTGGATgcctgttttaaaagagtttaggaggcaatcaacgaTCGCTTTCTAAACTTCAGTGGTTCAGCAACACCGGACTCACACCCCAGGATGCGCCGtgacaaccgccactgcgagtgattttgcacatcctttcaaaaaataaaagagttgAAAAAGTTTCGATGAggatctctccagaccctcctgagaacatTCAACCatgaaagtcaatggagcccagctttctaatctatttgtgaaataaatgaaaacaaagaaaaaataaataaaaaataaaataaaaattgtttaaaaaaagtgtaaaaatatattatgtataaataattttcCGCTGATGTCACCAGTGTCAtttcccaaaaatgtaaaataaataaataaataaataaactcaggacaaatagtagaatctatttagcatttttttaaattaacttttatagatgagtaaaatatttttcaagtaaaagtcagaaaaagttttttttcaaaaattttcACCAtctattatacttttttaaatagtaaatgatatgatacaatcaaaacaatgacatctaaagacagcccttcttgtcctgaaaaaaacaatatataacttattgtgtgggttcagtaaatgagaaagaagaaaattacagctaaacatgagcactgcagaaatgttaaaacagcctttgtcacgtagggtacaaaaaataaaatcatccatggtcacgaaggggttaaatattttcttcttgtttATCTCTTTTGTAGGGAAAGTAAAAACTTCTAAATGCAGAACATTTTATTGCAGAAACGTAGTTTCACTCTGCTGATTCTGCAGattgttacagtcagtagaacaaatttcacatacaataacaaactggtgcaaaggagaagagggccctgctcttgtgagcttacaatctaggcgTGGTTgagggaagtgagacaataggagagaactgcttggatggggatgagttgatctggttccgatgatgtgttgtagtcgctttctgcagtggtacctgGTATGTTTCCCTCCAGTTTAACTCCAATGTAACTCTTAACTATCTACTCACGAGGAGGCCACTTGGGGTAACAGACATATAGGAAGAAATGTGTCATCCATGACTTCTTAGACCTAGAGACTGCTACCACTTCCAACCCCTTATACCCACCCCCCAATCAATAACAACAAGAGCCATTAATGTAGGTAAGGgcgttggccacagctttattaacacatGCCAAGCTTAACAATATATCAAAACCTTACCTTATAACAACCTGCCAGCTGCTAGCCATTAAGCCTAGCAGACAGTTCAACACACTCATAAACCAAAAGTTCTAGCCCACCGGGTggcatagtaacatagtaacatagtaacatagttcataaggttgaaaaaagaccaaagtccatcaagttcaacctatatacatattgtgtccctaccgtgttgatccagaggaaggcaaaaaacccttatgaagcagatgccaattgccccataccagggggaaaattccttcccgactccaaatatggcaatcagaataaatccctggatcaacgttctgtccctattaatctactatccataacttgtgatattattgctttcaagaaacacgtccaggctccttttaaactcttttattgagtttaccattaccacttcctggTCTCGCCTCCCCAAGCCCATACGGGCGCAGCCTTGACTTCTCACCATTCCAAACGCTGGCCAGAGGTAGGTATTCTTCCGCAGCTGTGActacaaaaagaaagaacaagcaGCAACACCAGAAATATCATGACATAAACAAGGAGGGAGGGTAGGATGGATGATCCAGGTGGGAAAAAGGTAGGAGTAACCTTGCCATCACCTTTTAAACCCTTGCCTGCAACATTGTTGCACCCTCCTATCCAATAGTGACCCTGCTGTTAACCCTATACCGCGgcctaggccagcagtcatattccCCCTTTCCTAAAGTTCCAGGGGGCCTCTTTCCCATACATTTGAACGCAGATTGATGCTTATGCGCTGTGATATGAAATATGTACTGTTTGTGTTTCTTAATAAATGGacctcatattttttttaaataacctgACCAAAATGATATTATtacatcactatatatatatatagattttttttttactttggtcCTAGTATTTTGACAACTTTTAGTGGGCCAGTAAAGTCACAGGGTAAGAATAGAGTAGCTTTCAAGATGTCAGAGTTCTTCTTTtaagatatggcagattggtgGTACATGTACATTATCACAAGGAGAACATGAAAGGAAATGTGTGCTTTCAACCCCATCCCtcttgaaatgtatttaaatgtacatttctttttaaatcattcTTGTAGGCTGGTGTGATTTTATCCTTGTAGTATAACAAAGATATTACGTGTTTATGTAGGAAGTTGAGACATAGAATATTGGTATTTAATGTAATGTGACTTATGCAGTGGCCAGGGCcagccctataatggggcagactggggcaattgccccaggagGCACTTTaaaaggggcggcactttgccgccccaagcgcttttttttttttttttttgaagcggaggagattgagagagaggggcaccgagtggttttcgcttacccgctcggcgcccctctctctctctcctctgcggcgagtctccctgttcggtcccggtgccggcttgtaatgcagagcgccggaagtgacgtcaatttccggcgctcagcattacaagccggcaccgtggcagagcagggagactcgccgcaggactgtttaaaggtaagtaccgggggggtcgtagattatggcgtcggcgaagtttaaaatgccccccggcgggggggggggcggcggcgttttaaacttcgccccccccggcgtcggcaggggggggcggcgttttaaacttcgccccaggcggcgttaagtctttggCCGGCCCTGGCAGTGGCCCATGCACATTATTGCTACAAGTATATTTAGATTGAAAGGCCagtatttatagaatataagGAATAGGCTGTGGGGTTTGTTCACTAAAGAAGAAGTATGTAtgagagttgcagtttaaacTCACCATACAGGACCAGCTATCTTGGTCAGAAAATAGCATTTTGTGCCCTATGGAAAATCAAACAGAAAATACCGTGTTTCTGTGGCTATTTGTGTCCTGTGCTTTGTGGCGTTTCCAGCAATTTTTGTTCCTGTGGGAATATTATAAGCACAATTCAAAGTTTCTAAAATATCCCTTAGGGCAGTGTTTCCatattatatacttttaaaTACAGTGGTATTTATAGTGTCTAGTTTGTTTGTAATAAGCTTATAATAATGCAGTATTCCATGATGCAAATCATCAGTAAGATTACCAGAAtcataaattaattttcaaaaatattatttttttaaaacagttctggAATGAGAACAACAGCATATTATccatttctatgtattttagCTCCATAGTATTATCCTAATCTATTAGGATTTCATATCATGTTGCTTCTGGTAAAATATAGAAGGTTCAATCTTAATAACCCAGCTAGACACTCTAACGAATGTAAGTCTATGGAGTcatacaaaatatcacatgactgtcCGCTTTGGCAGCCGCTACGTCCTCAGATAAAAGGTTTACTGGAACAAACCGAAATAAGCTTTAATGCTATACTACTTTACCATACATAGGAACCTTCTGAGTATGACCTGGCGTTTGCAGGTGAAGACCTACTTTTCTGGATCTCTGGgtctgtttcttctttctctggacaGGGGAGCAGTGTTTGGTTACACTCACTCCCTACTCATGTCCTGCCTACTTCCTACCCATTTTGCCTGATATCCATCCACATTCCTTCCCACAAAAGACAGCCCAGGGCAGAGTGTCCtttgaaacagccaatcagtggtagggATGCACTCCCAGTTGGAGGGCTTTGGAGTGTGACTAGGTCCCTGCCAGCATTTTTTATCGAGCCAGCACTTGAGCTGACAGGAGATAGTATATCATGgacataactgggaactctggGTTTTAGTCCCGCTTCTCTGGCTCTCAAGGTTGACACCCTAATCCTCTGGGTATGAGGAAGCGGGGTCCTGAtatgccccactccctgcccatctTCCCTTTAAATTGGGGTGTTTCCCGTGACATCAGCAAAACCgcccactgacgttggtggaAACTCCCATTGATGTGAGCGTTGCTAAGGGGTAGAAACCCCTATAGATAATTCAATTAATTCTGGTGCATTGCAACTATGTAAGGAAGCATGGGCTACACACCATGGCCCATATACACTCaccggccactttattaggtacaccttgctagtaccggaatggacccccttttgccttcagaactgccttaatTCTTCGCGGcagactttctacaaggtgctggaaacattcctcagagattttggtccatatggacatgatggacATCACACAGTtgttgcagatttgtcggctgcacatccatgatgcgaatctccctttccaccacatcccaaaggtgctctattggattgagatctggtgactgtggaggccactggagaacagtgaactcattgtcaagATGaggtgagctttgtgacatggtgcattatcagaagatgggtatacTGTGATGCTCAATgtgtactaaggggcccaaagtgtgccaagaaaatgtcccccaaaacattacaccaccaccaccagcctgaaccgttgatacaaggcaggatggattcatgctttcatgttgtttacgccaaggCCTGACCCTGCCAtttgaatgtcacagctggaattgagactcatcagaccaggcaacattcttccagtcttccaatTCTGGGGAGTCTGTGTGAATTGTGGCCTGTTTTCTGTTCTTatctgacaggagtggcacctggtgtggtcttctgctgctgtagcccatctgcttcaaggttcgacctGTTGTGTGTTCAGAGGTGGTATTACCCTGGTTGTAACGATTGGTTATTTGaattactgttgcctttctgtcatctcgaaccagtctgctcattctcctctgacctctcacatcaacaaggcattttcagcCACACAACTGCCTCTCACtagatattttctctttctcgGACCATTCTCtttaaaccctagagatggttgtgcatgaaaatcccagtagatcagtagtttctgaaatactcagaccagcctgtctggcaccaacaaccatgacacgttcaaagtcacttaaatcccctttctttcccattatgatgctcagtttgaacttcagcaagttgtctcaACCACATCTACATACCTAAATGCttccatgtgattggctgattagctacttgtatatatatatatatatatatatgtcccaaAATAACTAAAGGTTATGCCCATTGAGGAACATATTCCATTcctgttatttcatttttaatgtctcCAAACCAAATCTGTAATTTTGCCTTCTTTAGAAAACCCAATTGTGGaacattattatttgatttttctattgttttcttAACGTCTTAGTCAAAACTAAAGTGTGTTTGTAGTTTTAAAACTACGAAGACCACTACCTATTTTTCTAATCCAAGGAATTCATGGTGACTCCACCCCAACTTTTCGCTTATGTCTAGCCAAACCTTTTTCCTGTTAAAGGAAGGAATTGCATTCCATGCCTCTGATCCTATTGTGAAGAGTTCAGTCCGTGCACAATGTTCTTTAAGTACAGAATAAACACTAAGGGCCTGACAATGCACATTGAGATTGCACATTTCACTTAACTAACCCTTTAGTACAACGAGGGACTGCAGACCTTAGCTTTCATTTCAAATGTTTCCCAGATATCTTAGTGAATAACCGTATTCTACCTCTACAATGTCCAGTGCCATATCCTTGGGATAGCAAAAGTTTTTGAACCTCTAGCAGAATAACCCTTATTTTGTTAGTACAggtcttattttattttggagttTCAATAATATTTGGTATCATATGTTTGACCATTTCTATTTTGTGATATCACCTATAACTGTCATTGGAAACATGGTAAAGACCTGGGCCAGtagtaatggatagatagaaaaGGAGAAGAATAAAATAGAAAGGAAAATCTAGAAAGCGGCTTTAAACACCAACTAGGGCTGTTCCCATTGCTCAAAAGCAATTGCATAATGTAATAGATGTGGTTGGTGTAAGTGCTAGAAGAAACTAAAATGGCAATACTGGGGAATGTCTGAAAATACATGATAAGTGCCAtcagaaacaaatatttatatatgagcGTTAGTATACGTGTGTTATTATAGAAGtcctttttaaatttgtttcatCAAAAAGACTTCTTCAGAGGCGTATGACTCAAAAAAATGGCCTAAAAAGTAATAgccaaattataataataaaaaataggagATATTCTACATATTACAAATTGTGAAAAGTTACAACTATACTGGTGAACCCATAATCTGataaaaacaggtaaaataataaagaaataatatgtgtctgtgtgtcataTTCATCATCCTATGTTGGTTCTTATCGTGTGTAATTTCTTTCTTTGCATTTCCGTAGAATAGatgaaatacaatttaatataattagatACATGAATGATACAAGTGACATAAAGTGACATAAAGTAGTGTAATAGTACATAGTATACATAAGGGAAACTAGCATTAGCTGTACCCATCTTAAGTAAATAAAAGGCGTGTGTTATGATATGTAGAAGATGAGTGTGTAGACCGCTTACTTAGATGGTGGAGTACAGAGATAAGATAACTATTATCAGTACTGTGTATTCTGGTACAACTTATGGCTTCTACAGTAACACAAGTGTGCATATTTGTTTCCAGTGGCATTTATCATAATTGTTATGAATATGGATGTTTATGTATCAATTAAAAATTATTCTTAGACATTCACCGGTTTTGCCACTTTAGTTTCTTGTAGTGTTTACACCACATCTATTACCTATAACTGTCATGTTTCACTGTATTTGGATACATGCCATGGAGAAAGCAGACAAGCGGCTGACAGGTAAGCTTATGAAGGAGAGCGGTCGTGAATGTGTATTTTAGTAGCGCGGAGGGAGGCGTGGGGCTACTTGGCTATACTTTTCACCCGGGCCAAAAGGGGCCTGCTCCTCTCTGGACATATTATAGTGTTTCTCTTCACACAGAATTAGATACATGCCTTTTAGTTTCACCTGAAACTATCACTGACCAGAAATGGATCACTAATGGTTTCCTAATGTGATGGCAAAGATTACTACTGCTTCAACATGATTTTCTGAAATCAAGTCATTTCCATTTGGCTTGTAGACACTTTCACCAGATTTCttctattcattttaatttctcaAGGAAAAAAACCTTCCATGTGTCATTAATATAATATGTCATGGCTAGGCAGGGTATTTGCAGTCAAAATGAGTTTAAGCATTTACATTTCTGTACCTGTTTTGCAAGTTTCTGATTCTGCTTTCCAAGCAGTTTTTATACCCATTTTTGCTGACATCTTCAGCTTTACTCAGAATAGAAGGAGGCCAAAGTTGTCTAAAAATTTGTTTATTCTCTTTACGTTAGCAGCGTTGTTGTTGTGAGGCAGCACAATGTGCTCAGATGTTTCCCTGAAGCTCAAAACCAGGAGTGGGGCATTAGGTTGATTTGCAAAAACATAGGGGTTAACACACTGTGGTGGACATTTGGTTGGTTTCTCCCATATGCCACAGTATTTTACATATTCAGTCTGAAATAAAATCTTGGTTATACTTGTAGAAGTATTGGGTACCTTAAAGtgtcactttattttaaaactgaTCAGTCCTCACCTGGAAGCACTCACATACATATGTGGTGCCATTGTCTGGTCATTCAGGATTTATGGGCctagaccaggggcgtccaagttttttctgcagtgggccacttcatcagaactgTATACGTGCCCAGGTCGCactaatttttcactgtgagaaaatatggcctttaataagatatgcagattaaaataaagaaaatttcacaaaacctttacttttcctctcactgatttctgggcctagaaagctttgtgactacaaattcaagataattaaaaatgaaatagttctatttattctagggatgcaccaaaatgaaaattctggaccaaaacattcacggttcacttagccaaaactcaaaatgaccccccacctttaaaaataataataaaagctcacatttttaataaaagtagttaataccacaattggacaaaaattagcaatatgacttggcatgataggagtgtgattgctaacagcaatcacagtcccatcatgcctaggttccagcacttacacatccaatcagtaaatgctggaacctaggcatgatgggactgtgattgctgttagcaatcacactcctatcatgccaagtcagccagtacatgctggtacagggtggctgtaagtgatgtgcagacccgatacagctggcagcatcaatacacaaggggagcagctagctaggtttcagcatgtactggctgacttggcatgataggagtgtgattgctaacagcaatcacagtcccatcatgcctaggttccagcacttacacatccatgctatcacacacactcattcattcatatactcattcattcacagattcattccctcaatcacgcatactgattcaaacaccctccccacccccttacctgcattGCAGCTCCACGATGCCGCTCAcaaacttcagcagggggcacggcctccctctgcgttctctagtactgcacagaggaagcaagactggagcagagtcatgtgatgtcacgtgaactctgctgggttccgcttcctctccaacaggtaagtagcagggctcttgttgtagcagggctcgaggtgcggcccgcgtaagatcggttgccctggctgccgatcttacgcgggccgtacCTCGAGttcgcgggccgcatgttggatgcATCTGGTCTAGACATTCACTCAGATAAACGATCTTCTTGGTGTTGCATTGCAAACAGGCCTGTGGCTAGCCTTGTTGGATAGGTCACCACACCCTGATAAACCAAAACATCTTGCTAGTTTGAGATTGTGTGGTGGACAGGAAGTGGATAGCAAAGTTCTAGGAATAGGAAAGTTCTAGTTCAAGGGAATGATAGAATATAATGGTAGTAGATTGCTGTGAAGCACAGTGGACAACAGTGGACAACTTTTTCAAAATTTTGTAGCAATAATTGACATCCCATACAACTTTTTTAACATTAAGCAATTTTTCATACATTTCAACCTGGCGCCCCGGTAGGTTTTGCTTATTTGTAATtcccttcattttctttttcttattttttccttttcttttcctaATTTGTTTTAACTGTGTACCATGTCATATGCTGCTTTTCCGGACATATTGATTTCTGAAGGCATGTTAATGAATGCCTAGCGTCAAAAAACTCATTAAACTATTAATTAAAATTTCCCAcatgtgaaaaatattattttgaatttttacatgaaaagatataaaaaagaagTATGGCCAATGGtagtaatgaaataaaatagaacatttCAACTAGCATCCCCTTTTTATCCCCTTTTCTATTAGTTAAATAGAAAtttagtacattaagttccaaAGGAACAGAAAAAGTAAGCAATCTCTATTTCAAAGGACTGAATAGGTATAGCAACGCTACATATTAGTTAACTGTAGTTAAGACACATTTAATCCTTTGTATGCCATAGTGATAACCAGTGCCTTGGACTTTTATAGGAAGAAATGAAGAAAGTTTGCTTTTAATTCACAGTTTACATAACAAAGGTCAGACATCTTacttattaattcatatttatttattttttggaaaagaTCTACAGACAGACAAGATTTATGATGAATTCAGTGAAACCACAGCTCTCTAACCAACTCTTGCTTTAGCACATTCACCAAAAGTGTGTATCATTGCCCTTTGCTGATTGATGgaagtgcaaataaaaaaatgccaaaaatgtgcaaaaaaaacaattttgtgcATTATACCGTATTGTAGATGATGATTAGCATGTCACAAATTCACAATGCATAATTATTGATGTTaggtaaaatgtttaatatattaacccctaaaatattTCATCGAATGTCTTTTACCAGAATCAAATCTAGTCTCCttatgaaaatacaaaaatgttattgtatCAATCATCTGCTTACATAATAAGGCAGGAAATATATACTTAACAAATTCTTTATTTTGCAGTTTGGTGAAATTGCATTTTAAAGTGTAGGGTAGTAACATTTCTcaaaagaccaaaaaaaaaaacattttaacatagaAACACTTATCAATAACACAAGTTCCATTTTCCTAGAGaaattaaaaagattttttttttatttgactaaTCGAGACATGTTAGATTTTCTAGAACACATTTCTATCTAAACTCTACTTTAGGAAATATCAATTTAATCCATAAATTGTTATTCACCTGGGTAAAAGGCGTATCAGAACTAAAAAGGCTTTAGCTTACATGCCACAACACTGTAAATGTCTAATGATTTTCTTAATAAATTCCCATACCCTCttaatttttttgaaatatcATTGAAATCTTTGAAATCTAACATTTTGTACTGCTGGTTTTTACCCGGAATTAACAGAAATCATTTTGTGGCAATGCTAAAGAAAACAGggttacatttatcattaaaagACACAAATGTCTGCAGTTCTTTTTGTCCATgcttattttttgtaatgttgCGGTTGTTTCATCCCCTAGCACCATACATGTCAATCGATAAAAGTGTGGTTCGTATTCATTTCTTTACACTACCTGTAATCATTCTTCACATCTCTATTAGACTGTTCTGGGACCCAACAGTAATTATCTGCGGCATTGGCTGGTTTGTATTCTTCctctttttctgtatttcttctTCTATAGCACACAATTCCCACAACAACAGCCAGAAGTAACAAAACCCCGCAGGCACAGAGTGTACTCACTATTATGAGTGTTTTCTGTGAATCTGATCCACCACCTTGTATATGATAAACAGACTCGTTTCCTAAAGAGCTGCCAGCATCAGGAGACATGGATGGAGTAGGCTTTAAATAGACTCCACTACCTTCAGGCATGGTTGTGTAAGACTGATCAATTACAGAATTAGGATATGACGGGATTATTGTTGGGTTGTAGGTGTCATCTCCGTGTATGCTGCTTATGGTTTGATTGCCTGTAGGGTTGACATTTGCATGTGTATTTTCGTTTTGCATGTCTGGATTGCAAGAGATGCCATCGGAAGATAGTAAGTATCCTTCAGagcaaaaacaaatgtagcTCCCGATGGTGTTAAGACACTTTTCAGCACACGGTGAATTAATACATTCATCCTTGTCCAAGCAGGAAAAACCGTCGTTGCCAAGTTCATAACCCTCCTTGCAAGAACAATAGTAAGAGCCATGGGTATTTAAGCAGCCCTGGGTACAGGTCGAGTCAATGCATTCATCTATATCTATACAATCTGTTCCTTTTACTATAAAACCCTCCTGGCAATTGCACTGGAAACTTCCTAAGGTGTTGATACACACCTGGTCACAAGGATTTTGTCGACATTCATCCACATCAGTGCAGTTTAATTGGTTTTCAGCAAGCACAAAGCCCGGAGAGCATGTGCATTGAAATCCATGCTGGAGGTTTGTGCAGCTATGCTGGCATGGATTGGGTTCACAGTGTTGTGGTAAAACACATGAGACTAAATCAGATGAAAGCACATATCCATCCTTGCAGCCACAACGAACGGACCTGGTATCTGGATCCTCAATGCATTCCTGCTCACAGCCTCCATTACTATGCTTGCATCCTAGTTCTGTTGACCCACACAAAGGCCCAACAACGCTTCCATTAACCCCAGTATAAGCCCACTGAAAGATATTCTCCATCCGTTccttacatattaaaaaatctGGCAATTTTCCATCGTTCTGCTCGCAATTTACCTCAGCTAGTGAGGCGTGTGGAACCAAATTCAGAGAAGTGGTCATGAAATAAAACGGTGTATTATAGCTAACAATTCCTGGGCCTGCAAGGGCCACTTCCTTGCACATGCCTTTAAAATGAAACTTGCAGATATAGCCATTGGCAGGGGATGTGCATTTGCCATCAAGCCACTTATAGTTATTATGAGAGGCGGCGTCCAGATTCATTGTGACACACCTGTTCTGGGCACACGTACTCCTAGGTTCTTGCATCCAGTTAGAGAACTGgctttcttctgtgtcctgatCTCCTGTTACCCAGTGAAAGCCCTTCAACAACTTATGGCGAATATAGCACTGCTTGAGTTGGAGTCCAATCCAAAGCTTTAGCGTCTGGTCAGCTAGATCGGGCAGTTTCAAAACTAACCTTTTCACTTGCTCAAATTCTTCTTTGCTCTTGATAGTGACCAGATCCCCTCCATTGTTGGTGCACTTCTCCCTGGCCTCCGCAAAAGTGTTGCTGCCCAGGTCCACGGTGTAGCAGGCCTTGTCAAAACACAGAGCTTCGATGTGTCCATCTGCAAGTATCCCATCTAACAGCGGCAGTACGGCAAGAACCAGTGTTAACCGAGGGAGTACCATCCTTCTCCTTGTCCTTTTCCGAACTTAAAACACAGTAGCTCTACACTGAAGGCAGAC contains:
- the LOC128483675 gene encoding complement component C1q receptor-like, with the protein product MVLPRLTLVLAVLPLLDGILADGHIEALCFDKACYTVDLGSNTFAEAREKCTNNGGDLVTIKSKEEFEQVKRLVLKLPDLADQTLKLWIGLQLKQCYIRHKLLKGFHWVTGDQDTEESQFSNWMQEPRSTCAQNRCVTMNLDAASHNNYKWLDGKCTSPANGYICKFHFKGMCKEVALAGPGIVSYNTPFYFMTTSLNLVPHASLAEVNCEQNDGKLPDFLICKERMENIFQWAYTGVNGSVVGPLCGSTELGCKHSNGGCEQECIEDPDTRSVRCGCKDGYVLSSDLVSCVLPQHCEPNPCQHSCTNLQHGFQCTCSPGFVLAENQLNCTDVDECRQNPCDQVCINTLGSFQCNCQEGFIVKGTDCIDIDECIDSTCTQGCLNTHGSYYCSCKEGYELGNDGFSCLDKDECINSPCAEKCLNTIGSYICFCSEGYLLSSDGISCNPDMQNENTHANVNPTGNQTISSIHGDDTYNPTIIPSYPNSVIDQSYTTMPEGSGVYLKPTPSMSPDAGSSLGNESVYHIQGGGSDSQKTLIIVSTLCACGVLLLLAVVVGIVCYRRRNTEKEEEYKPANAADNYCWVPEQSNRDVKNDYR